A single window of Aspergillus puulaauensis MK2 DNA, chromosome 5, nearly complete sequence DNA harbors:
- a CDS encoding uncharacterized protein (COG:S;~EggNog:ENOG410PY4X;~InterPro:IPR022085), translating into MAAIGLPTPSHIHRGGRVLRKALETNWGQGELTNLDGYVPAATIWIRECGSRMYQERGELEKVPGSKWKGPGMWSRERWGYWKTRLEWVTSVKILKQSTRGGAREAVERMSDIEERFA; encoded by the coding sequence ATGGCAGCAATCGGACTCCCCACTCCGTCACACATCCACCGCGGTGGTCGCGTGCTGCGGAAGGCCCTCGAGACGAACTGGGGACAGGGCGAACTCACAAATCTAGACGGATACGTGCCGGCTGCAACTATCTGGATCCGTGAATGCGGGTCGCGCATGTACCAGGAACGgggggagctggagaaggtccCGGGGTCGAAATGGAAGGGTCCAGGGATGTGGTCGAGGGAGCGATGGGGGTACTGGAAGACCAGGCTTGAATGGGTGACGAGTGTTAAGATTCTGAAGCAGAGTACGCGGGGGGGTGCGAGGGAGGCTGTCGAGCGGATGAGTGATATCGAAGAGCGATTTGCCtga
- a CDS encoding uncharacterized protein (COG:S;~EggNog:ENOG410PY4G;~SECRETED:SignalP(1-32)), which produces MASLTTWLSPRWRWCLCIAPACLLLLFLYLSSQPSTPGTLAVPVSDSPDPQPAANSSQSLLSPVGAGNSTLGFEAILALSPYSSWRTRGLQAAANATGLDIQIPPQPPIHADIVTAFTGLGSEDRAHPNPGSAQAWIAHLNLIEHIIQSDLESALVIEDDVDWDVSIREQMVGVAQAVRQLTKAPEADAEIVPYGRSWDVLWLGSCNEAWNPDVESVYINDPTVCPAESYAGNVQGISSLPKGQRVAFHSRMPICSFAYALSRQGARNVLLDIGAGNDEAFDIALMNGCRERGLNCITIFPELFHHYVPSEKLGGTSLVNSQDKDGNKVEIEVEMGQTENIMESARCKALWGKPCLPQKPTEDVQSI; this is translated from the exons ATGGCATCACTCACAACGTGGCTTTCCCCCCGCTGGCGATGGTGTCTGTGCATTGCCCCCGCCTGtctgcttctgctgtttCTGTACCTCTCGTCCCAACCTTCCACGCCAGGCACCTTGGCCGTTCCAGTGTCAGACTCGCCAGATCCTCAACCAGCCGCAAACTCTTCACAATCCCTTCTGAGTCCCGTCGGTGCCGGAAACTCAACGTTAGGT TTCGAAgccatcctcgctctctcccCCTATTCCTCTTGGCGAACACGAGGACTCCAGGCAGCCGCCAACGCCACCGGACTTGATATCCAAATCCCTCCGCAGCCTCCCATCCATGCCGATATAGTCACTGCTTTCACCGGCCTGGGAAGCGAAGACAGAGCTCACCCCAATCCAGGTTCCGCCCAGGCCTGGATAGCACATCTCAATCTCATCGAACACATCATCCAGTCTGATCTGGAATCGGCTCTAGTTATTGAGGATGACGTCGACTGGGACGTCTCCATCCGCGAACAAATGGTTGGCGTTGCGCAGGCCGTCCGCCAACTGACCAAGGCCCCCGAGGCCGACGCCGAAATCGTGCCGTACGGCCGGTCTTGGGATGTCCTCTGGCTCGGCTCCTGCAATGAGGCCTGGAACCCAGACGTCGAGTCGGTCTATATCAACGATCCCACCGTGTGTCCTGCTGAGTCGTACGCTGGCAACGTCCAGGGCATCAGTTCCTTACCCAAGGGCCAGCGCGTTGCATTTCATTCCCGTATGCCCATCTGCTCCTTTGCCTATGCACTGAGCCGACAGGGGGCAAGAAATGTACTGCTGGATATTGGCGCGGGAAATGATGAAGCCTTTGATATCGCCTTGATGAACGGCTGCCGGGAGCGAGGCCTGAACTGCATCACGATCTTCCCGGAGTTATTCCACCACTATGTACCTTCGGAGAAGCTCGGCGGTACGAGCCTTGTCAATTCGCAGGACAAGGACGGTAACAAGGTAGAAATCGAGGTTGAAATGGGACAAACGGAGAATATAATGGAGAGCGCACGGTGTAAAGCCTTATGGGGGAAGCCGTGCCTCCCCCAAAAACCCACAGAAGATGTACAAAGTATATAA
- a CDS encoding uncharacterized protein (CAZy:CE10;~COG:T;~EggNog:ENOG410PV04;~InterPro:IPR019826,IPR002018,IPR029058;~MEROPS:MER0030934;~PFAM:PF00135,PF07859), translating into MATDKLTVHLPGGAILARHQENLVHARGIRYAHAKRFQRPQSVPDWDEIQDCTQRASVCPQNTSHPVRGTGVLDGNREQSEDCLHVSVVAPTSVQAAPVMAFLPGGGYTLWGGDIDAFIPHGLARKGVVVVTITYRLGIFGYLPIPNLAPANLGLLDQIEALRWIQKNIAAFGGDPENVTVFGQSAGADAIYCLLVADNTDELFHRAILQSPPLGRLYDENRDEATRAMSQHASNALSHTDLAVAPVSHLLDLQKQLPRVSRSVSPTLLPFRPLFGEYPLPPESLHSDRFISAARGKLVFLGYTADEITSFTHMDPRKSYLYNLFHGETDRLLQRTSTVLGRRLPSSEVRWYPKGNNKLKATHCIDLPFLLGDWSAWEHAPMLQGADAEKIVEKVGIAVKNLWVAFARGEDLGGRKYIIDGSFHFP; encoded by the coding sequence atggcgACTGACAAGCTCACTGTCCACCTTCCCGGCGGTGCGATCCTAGCTAGACACCAGGAAAACCTCGTTCATGCCAGGGGTATCAGATATGCACACGCCAAGCGGTTTCAGAGACCCCAGTCCGTGCCAGACTGGGACGAAATCCAGGATTGCACACAGCGTGCTTCAGTATGCCCCCAGAATACTTCCCACCCAGTACGGGGTACCGGGGTTCTGGATGGAAACAGGGAGCAGAGTGAAGACTGCCTGCACGTCAGTGTTGTGGCTCCGACGTCAGTGCAAGCAGCACCTGTCATGGCCTTTTTACCTGGCGGTGGCTATACTTTATGGGGTGGTGATATTGACGCTTTCATCCCCCACGGCCTGGCCAGGAAaggcgttgttgttgttaccATCACATACAGACTTGGGATTTTTGGCTATCTCCCCATTCCAAATTTGGCCCCAGCAAACCTTGGGCTGCTCGATCAAATAGAAGCACTGCGCTGGATCCAGAAAAACATTGCAGCATTCGGTGGCGACCCAGAAAATGTCACCGTCTTCGGCCAGTCCGCTGGCGCCGACGCAATATACTGTCTTTTGGTGGCCGACAATACCGACGAGCTCTTCCATCGGGCAATACTACAGAGCCCGCCGCTTGGTCGCCTATATGACGAGAACCGTGACGAGGCAACTCGTGCCATGTCTCAACACGCGAGCAACGCGCTGTCTCATACGGACCTGGCAGTGGCCCCTGTATCCCACCTCCTCGACCTGCAAAAGCAGCTGCCACGCGTCTCCAGATCTGTCTCGCCAACCCTTCTCCCATTTCGTCCTCTATTTGGCGAGTACCCATTGCCGCCTGAAAGCCTCCACTCTGATCGCTTCATCTCTGCTGCCCGGGGCAAACTAGTATTCCTGGGATATACCGCAGACGAGATTACTTCCTTCACGCACATGGACCCGAGGAAGTCATACCTTTACAACCTCTTCCATGGGGAAACCGATCGCCTGCTTCAGCGTACCTCGACGGTACTTGGCAGGAGGCTGCCCAGTTCTGAGGTCCGGTGGTACCCTAAGGGAAATAACAAGCTTAAAGCAACACACTGCATAGATCTGCCGTTCCTCCTAGGTGACTGGTCTGCATGGGAACATGCGCCAATGCTTCAGGGAGCCGACGCCGAGAAGATCGTCGAGAAAGTAGGCATTGCCGTGAAAAATTTATGGGTTGCGTTTGCTCGCGGGGAGGATCTGGGTGGCAGGAAATACATTATTGATGGGAGCTTCCATTTCCCTTGA
- a CDS encoding RidA family protein (COG:S;~EggNog:ENOG410Q2QM;~InterPro:IPR006175,IPR035959;~PFAM:PF01042) — translation MSQSTPYFRPSAHAQGLANYPHARIVRSRDGKDSYIYISGTSSRRGDGTFVGATQTQNAAGNTSLDLDIRLQTAAVLSNIDAIIQGATDNRATIRDVIDATVFLTNLKDDYTGMNEEWNRVWSDPATAPARTTVEVRALPREEILVEIKCVAYVG, via the coding sequence ATGTCCCAGAGTACACCGTATTTTCGCCCGTCAGCTCATGCCCAAGGGCTGGCCAACTATCCACACGCCCGCATAGTCCGATCCCGCGACGGAAAGGATTCATATATCTACATCTCAGGCACCTCCTCACGGCGCGGCGACGGGACATTCGTCGGCGCCACTCAGACACAAAATGCTGCCGGTAATACCTCGCTTGATCTTGACATCAGGCTGCAGACTGCGGCCGTTCTCTCGAACATCGACGCTATCATCCAAGGCGCCACCGACAACCGGGCGACGATTCGAGACGTCATCGATGCGACGGTGTTTTTGACCAACCTCAAGGACGACTATACTGGGATGAACGAGGAGTGGAATCGGGTTTGGTCTGATCCTGCGACTGCGCCAGCCCGGACAACCGTGGAAGTGCGAGCGCTGCCGCGGGAGGAGATTCTGGTGGAAATCAAGTGTGTTGCATATGTTGGATGA
- a CDS encoding uncharacterized protein (SECRETED:SignalP(1-19)): MRLLDLTAVVGIALTAVQARSPLATPDQRALDALAIEIYQDNAFAVLKAEAKGAYKVAHGYPISDEASSSLDEAIEELTFSAVQKAVNTDPYYPKVYWYDSGPRSWFDLDVPGGRYSYDNPDCVYRTIPISSQANYVVTGHRHTPGPSDVSFSLISNPNSQNTVSHLSGGDLVVNSDGSYTITINSTAADGQTNHIHSTPLAKQLLIRNNLGDWQTEQPDKLTVKVVSDTEGHDPISRNQIIAAARWNLQESVADYGVGALGLKTMLNKVNSLASPSQSSTLGTLTSQASSFGHYNLAADQALVATVTAGDADYFVFPATNPWMVSVDPGNSQVSLNNEQAAANGNGTYTFVVSLADPGVYNWINTTGLHEGTIMVRWQGLDASGSSPDSLSVVTQLVQLADLRSALPEETRYVTAGEREAQIEQRAKAYSSRTITI, encoded by the coding sequence ATGAGGCTCCTCGATCTCACGGCTGTCGTCGGCATTGCTCTCACTGCTGTCCAGGCACGCAGTCCGCTCGCTACACCCGACCAGCGAGCTCTGGACGCCCTCGCAATCGAGATCTACCAAGACAACGCTTTCGCTGTCCTCAAGGCGGAGGCAAAGGGAGCTTACAAGGTCGCTCATGGATATCCGATCAGCGACGAAGCTTCCTCCAGTCTCGACGAGGCGATTGAGGAATTGACCTTCAGTGCAGTACAAAAGGCTGTGAATACCGACCCGTACTATCCCAAAGTTTACTGGTACGATTCCGGTCCGCGCAGCTGGTTCGACTTGGATGTTCCAGGTGGGCGATATTCCTACGACAACCCGGACTGTGTTTATCGCACCATTCCCATCAGCTCCCAGGCCAACTACGTTGTGACGGGCCACCGGCATACTCCGGGGCCATCGGATGTCAGTTTCTCTCTGATCAGCAATCCCAATTCCCAAAATACGGTGTCGCATCTGTCCGGTGGTGATCTGGTCGTCAACAGCGATGGCTCGTACACCATCACGATTAACAGCACTGCTGCTGATGGCCAGACGAACCATATCCATTCGACCCCTCTGGCGAAGCAGCTTCTAATCCGCAACAACCTTGGGGACTGGCAGACCGAGCAACCAGACAAGCTCACCGTCAAGGTAGTCAGCGATACCGAAGGTCACGATCCGATCAGCAGGAACCAGATCATCGCGGCTGCAAGATGGAACCTACAGGAATCGGTCGCCGACTACGGCGTCGGAGCGCTCGGACTGAAGACAATGCTCAACAAAGTCAATTCACTGGCGAGTCCCAGTCAATCCAGCACGCTGGGTACCCTGACCAGCCAGGCGAGTTCGTTCGGCCATTACAACCTCGCCGCGGATCAGGCCCTCGTCGCGACCGTCACAGCCGGAGACGCGGACTATTTCGTCTTCCCAGCGACAAACCCGTGGATGGTATCGGTCGACCCCGGGAACAGCCAGGTCAGTCTGAACAACGAACAGGCCGCCGCCAATGGCAACGGCACGTACACGTTCGTGGTGTCTCTCGCGGATCCGGGTGTTTACAACTGGATCAACACGACCGGGCTGCATGAAGGCACAATTATGGTCCGCTGGCAGGGGCTGGATGCCTCGGGTTCGTCTCCGGATTCGCTTTCAGTGGTGACACAATTGGTGCAGCTGGCGGACTTGCGGTCGGCGCTGCCCGAGGAGACTCGCTATGTCACGGCGGGGGAGCGGGAAGCGCAGATTGAGCAGCGGGCGAAGGCATACAGCAGTCGAACCATCACCATTTGA